Part of the bacterium genome is shown below.
ATGCGGTCTAAGGGGTACGATATACCCGTAATATTTATCACAGCTTATGGAAGTTTTGATTCCGCAGTAGAGGCTTTAAGACTGGGAGCATACGACTATATAACTAAACCTTTTGAACCCGAAACTGTTATTCATACAATCCAACACGCTCTGGAGCATAAGAAACTCGCAGAAGAAAATATCTATTTAAAAGAAGAACTCCAACGCAAATCCGGATTTGAAGAACTCATAGGCGATGCAGAGTGTATAAAAAAAGTATATGCTCTTATAGAAAAAGTTGCGCAGTCAAAAGTTCCTGTTCTTTTAAGAGGCGAGTCCGGCACGGGGAAAGAATTAGTCGCCCGAGCTATTCATAAAAGAAGCGGACGAAAAGACAAAAATTTTGTGGTTATAAATTGCGGAGCATTACCCGAGACGCTTTTAGAGTCGGAAATATTCGGGCACGAGAAGGGCGCATTTACGGGCGCAGACAAAAAAAAGCTGGGAATTTTTGAAGTTGGAAATGAAGGCACTATATTTTTAGACGAAATAGGTGACCTTTCTCTTTCCGTTCAAATGAAACTTTTACGTTTCCTGCAGTCGGAAGAATTTATACGTGTGGGAGGAATTGCTCCGATAAAAGTTAATGTAAGAATAATATCCGCCACAAATAAAAATTTAGAGAAATTAATAGAAGAAAAAAAATTCCGTGACGATCTCTATTATCGTATAAATACTGTATCCATTAATATTCCGCCCCTAAGAGATAGAAAAGACGATATCCCTTTATTGATAGACCATTTCTTGAAGAAATATAGTAAAGAAGACAATGTCCCGCTCAAAAAAATTTCCGCCGAAGTGTTTCGGATTATTTGCGAATATCCTTGGCGCGGGAATGTAAGAGAATTGGAGAATCTTATAAGAGCTGTTTTGGTGCTTTCTAAAGGAAATATAATAAAAATAGAAGACCTTCCTCCTGTCATAAGGCGTATAGATAGTCATGACGCTTCGTCTCAAGGAAATAATGACATTTCTCTTTCTTCTTCAAGCTCAGGGCAAAAAGAAACATTCTCGTTCAAACAGATAAGAGAAAAAGCTGAGAAAGAATATCTTATCTATATACTAAGACGAGCACAGGGAAATATTACGAGGGCTTCTAAATTAGCAGGACTGTCAAGAAGGCACTTCTATGACAAATTACAACAATATGGAATAAAACCGCGAAAACTATAAAAAGTTACAAAGGCGCAAAGTGAAAAGCAAAAAACTATGTGCCTCTGTGCCCGATACTTTTTTAAAAAAATGCGTAAAGGCGTATATATTCTTTTAATCTTTCTATTAATGTTGGGGCTTCTTGCTTTTTTCCCCATCATTGTCAGTCCCGAATTTTCCAGCAGAATCTATTTCGTTTCTTTATTTTTCTTCGCAATCGGTTTCCTATTGGCGCTTATTCTAATACTAACCTTTTTAATCCCCTTTAATCTTTTTACAAAAAAGACCCGTT
Proteins encoded:
- a CDS encoding sigma-54-dependent Fis family transcriptional regulator; translated protein: MRSKGYDIPVIFITAYGSFDSAVEALRLGAYDYITKPFEPETVIHTIQHALEHKKLAEENIYLKEELQRKSGFEELIGDAECIKKVYALIEKVAQSKVPVLLRGESGTGKELVARAIHKRSGRKDKNFVVINCGALPETLLESEIFGHEKGAFTGADKKKLGIFEVGNEGTIFLDEIGDLSLSVQMKLLRFLQSEEFIRVGGIAPIKVNVRIISATNKNLEKLIEEKKFRDDLYYRINTVSINIPPLRDRKDDIPLLIDHFLKKYSKEDNVPLKKISAEVFRIICEYPWRGNVRELENLIRAVLVLSKGNIIKIEDLPPVIRRIDSHDASSQGNNDISLSSSSSGQKETFSFKQIREKAEKEYLIYILRRAQGNITRASKLAGLSRRHFYDKLQQYGIKPRKL